A window of the Streptomyces sp. NBC_00250 genome harbors these coding sequences:
- the asnB gene encoding asparagine synthase (glutamine-hydrolyzing) has translation MCGIAGTYRWPDGKVVADRLTDTLAHRGPDGAGRYSHPVGDGEVHLGHRRLAIVDLSETGAQPMASGGLVLTYNGELYNAPELRAELTAAGVRFRGTSDTEVLLEAWRRWGTDCLPRLRGMFAFGIFDERTGELVLARDQLGIKPLFLLRRGAGLVFASELKALAAATGGSLEVDHAALVASLLYYWVPDSRCAFREAEKLPPGSWLRFRPDGGVERGRFWDLRDVAAEGRERARSGELPDVAAVVEESTRRHLLSDVPVATFLSGGLDSSYLTALAARDRPGISAYTIGFRAEDAKFEAMPDDLRYARQVAERFGVDLHEIEIAPNVLDLLPQMTYHLDEPIGDPAAINTFLICQAAREAGVKVMLSGMGADELFAGYRKHLANLIALRYQRVPRLLRRGLSTAVDRLPVASARRGYRSVRFAKRFLSFADLPEETAFRRSYTMYDQDELLALVDPDLAGTVDDVLTEHTDVYQDNDLDDFVNRMCLGDARMFLPGLNLAYTDRSSMAASTEVRVPYVDVEVVKAAFAVPGDRKIVGRQGKAVLKEAATSILPREIVYRPKGLFSAPLRAWMSRDLAPLVREVVNDGVLVRNGFLRRDALARMVAEDAAGQRDFSKHLWHVLTLEYWYRGATSGSGRDTHEKA, from the coding sequence ATGTGTGGCATCGCAGGCACGTACCGATGGCCGGACGGGAAGGTCGTGGCCGACCGGCTCACCGACACGCTCGCCCACCGCGGGCCGGACGGGGCGGGCCGGTACAGCCATCCCGTCGGTGACGGCGAGGTGCACCTCGGGCACCGTCGGCTGGCCATCGTCGACCTGTCCGAGACCGGCGCCCAGCCGATGGCCTCGGGCGGCCTCGTCCTGACGTACAACGGCGAGCTGTACAACGCCCCTGAACTGCGTGCCGAGTTGACGGCCGCGGGGGTGCGTTTCCGGGGTACCTCCGACACCGAGGTGCTGCTCGAAGCCTGGCGGCGCTGGGGCACGGACTGCCTGCCCCGGCTGCGCGGCATGTTCGCGTTCGGGATCTTCGACGAGCGCACCGGTGAGCTGGTGCTCGCCCGCGACCAGCTCGGCATCAAGCCGCTGTTCCTGCTCCGGCGCGGTGCGGGCCTGGTGTTCGCCTCCGAGCTCAAGGCGCTCGCCGCCGCCACCGGCGGTTCGCTGGAGGTGGACCACGCGGCGCTGGTGGCCTCGCTCCTCTATTACTGGGTGCCGGACTCGCGGTGCGCGTTCCGCGAGGCGGAGAAGCTGCCGCCGGGGAGCTGGCTCCGGTTCCGGCCCGACGGCGGGGTGGAGCGCGGCCGGTTCTGGGACCTCCGGGACGTCGCCGCCGAGGGCCGGGAGCGGGCCAGGAGCGGCGAACTGCCGGACGTGGCCGCCGTCGTCGAGGAGTCGACGCGACGCCACCTGCTCTCCGACGTACCGGTGGCGACCTTCCTCTCCGGCGGTCTGGACTCCAGCTACCTGACCGCGCTGGCCGCCCGCGACCGACCGGGGATCTCCGCCTACACGATCGGGTTCCGCGCCGAGGACGCAAAGTTCGAGGCGATGCCGGACGACCTGCGCTATGCCCGGCAGGTGGCCGAGCGGTTCGGCGTCGACCTGCACGAGATCGAGATCGCCCCGAACGTGCTCGACCTGCTGCCGCAGATGACGTACCACCTGGACGAGCCGATCGGCGACCCCGCCGCGATCAACACGTTCCTCATCTGCCAGGCCGCCCGGGAGGCCGGGGTCAAGGTGATGCTCTCGGGGATGGGTGCCGACGAGCTGTTCGCCGGCTACCGCAAGCACCTGGCCAACCTGATCGCGCTGCGCTACCAGCGCGTCCCGCGGCTCCTGCGGCGCGGTCTGTCCACTGCCGTGGACCGGCTGCCGGTCGCCTCGGCCCGCCGGGGGTACCGTTCGGTGCGCTTCGCGAAGCGGTTCCTCTCCTTCGCCGACCTGCCGGAGGAGACCGCCTTCCGGCGCAGCTACACCATGTACGACCAGGACGAGCTGCTCGCCCTGGTCGATCCGGACCTGGCCGGGACGGTCGACGACGTACTGACCGAGCACACGGACGTCTACCAGGACAACGACCTCGACGACTTCGTCAACCGCATGTGCCTGGGCGACGCCCGGATGTTCCTGCCGGGCCTGAACCTCGCTTACACGGACCGGTCGAGCATGGCCGCGTCGACCGAGGTGCGGGTGCCGTACGTGGACGTCGAGGTGGTCAAGGCGGCGTTCGCGGTGCCCGGCGACCGCAAGATCGTGGGGCGGCAGGGCAAGGCCGTCCTCAAGGAGGCGGCCACCTCGATCCTGCCCCGGGAGATCGTGTACCGGCCCAAGGGCCTGTTCAGCGCCCCGCTGCGGGCCTGGATGAGCCGGGATCTGGCACCGCTGGTGCGCGAGGTGGTGAACGACGGCGTGCTCGTCCGGAACGGCTTCCTGCGCCGCGACGCGCTGGCGCGCATGGTCGCCGAGGACGCCGCGGGGCAGCGGGACTTCTCCAAGCATCTCTGGCATGTGCTGACCCTGGAGTACTGGTATCGCGGCGCGACCTCCGGGTCCGGCCGGGATACGCACGAGAAGGCTTAG
- a CDS encoding bi-domain-containing oxidoreductase yields the protein MKQVVQNYKTGELAVLDVPVPGCKPGGVLVRTSYSLISTGTELMKVSEAGMSMLGKARSRPDQVAKVMQSVATNGIPATYQKVMGKLDSYTPLGYSLCGVVEQVGPGVDDVKVGDLVACAGNEHALHAELNWVPKNLYAKVPDGLAPRHAAFGTVGSIAMQGVRQGEPQLGEVALVIGLGLIGQLVVQLLAAAGVRVVGADPDPARCELAERLGAVACGDPASTAVEAAVAELTDGHGVDQVYLAAGGGSNQPVELAARLCRDRGRVVDIGKCRLDLPWNAYYEKELDVRFSRSYGPGRYDPAYELEGRDYPIGYVRWTERRNLACFLDLMARGRVDVEPLVSHVADFDDAVDTYRRLKDGDLKAVAVLFRYPEEKAEAPAPTVAVPAVRRGGAAPARPVKSPVRLAFVGAGNYATSMLLPHLAKREGVELSTVVTTTALSAANAQRKFGFAEATTDLDAVLGDTSVDAVFVVTRHSSHAELTRKALLAGKTVFVEKPLALSEDELAGVLAAVEESGNDRLQVGFNRRFAPLLQQATGQFGVRTGPANLRYLVNAGRLQHGSWYLQQGTEGSRFAGEGGHFIDTASRLLGADPVSVYAVATSGNDDLQVVLRYPDGSTATISYVTTGPSSFPKETLDLVADGKVLRLDDFVRASVYGSKRWVSSRLPQARDKGQNAELAAFVKAVRTGGPMPVPLESLVATTAATLAVQASLVGGVPVTLAGAR from the coding sequence GTGAAACAGGTTGTACAGAACTACAAGACCGGCGAACTCGCGGTGCTCGACGTGCCGGTACCGGGGTGCAAGCCGGGCGGTGTGCTCGTCCGCACCTCCTACTCCCTGATATCGACCGGGACCGAGCTCATGAAGGTCTCCGAGGCCGGCATGTCGATGCTGGGCAAGGCCCGCTCCCGGCCGGACCAGGTGGCCAAGGTCATGCAGAGCGTGGCCACCAACGGGATACCCGCCACCTACCAGAAGGTGATGGGCAAGCTGGACTCCTACACCCCGCTGGGTTACTCGCTGTGCGGGGTGGTCGAGCAGGTCGGCCCCGGCGTCGACGACGTGAAGGTCGGCGACCTCGTGGCCTGCGCGGGCAACGAGCACGCCCTGCACGCCGAACTGAACTGGGTGCCGAAGAACCTCTACGCCAAGGTGCCGGACGGCCTCGCGCCGCGGCACGCGGCGTTCGGCACCGTCGGCTCGATCGCGATGCAGGGCGTCCGGCAGGGCGAGCCGCAGCTCGGCGAGGTGGCGCTCGTCATCGGTCTCGGACTGATCGGGCAGCTGGTCGTACAGCTCCTCGCCGCCGCGGGCGTCCGCGTCGTCGGGGCCGACCCCGACCCGGCGCGCTGCGAGCTCGCCGAGCGCCTGGGCGCCGTGGCCTGCGGCGATCCCGCTTCCACGGCCGTGGAGGCCGCCGTCGCCGAACTCACCGACGGCCACGGCGTGGACCAGGTGTACCTGGCCGCCGGCGGCGGTAGCAACCAGCCCGTGGAGCTGGCCGCCCGGCTGTGCCGCGACCGCGGCCGGGTCGTCGACATCGGCAAGTGCCGTCTGGACCTGCCGTGGAACGCGTACTACGAGAAGGAGCTGGACGTCCGCTTCTCCCGCTCGTACGGCCCCGGGCGCTACGACCCGGCGTACGAGCTCGAAGGGCGGGACTACCCGATCGGGTACGTCCGGTGGACCGAGCGCCGCAACCTGGCGTGCTTCCTCGACCTCATGGCACGCGGCCGGGTCGACGTGGAGCCCCTGGTGTCGCACGTCGCCGACTTCGACGACGCCGTCGACACGTACCGGCGGCTGAAGGACGGCGACCTGAAGGCCGTGGCGGTGCTGTTCCGCTACCCCGAGGAGAAGGCCGAGGCACCGGCCCCGACGGTGGCCGTGCCCGCGGTACGACGCGGTGGCGCGGCCCCGGCCCGGCCGGTGAAGAGCCCGGTGCGCCTCGCGTTCGTCGGCGCGGGGAACTACGCGACGTCGATGCTGCTGCCGCACCTGGCCAAGCGGGAGGGCGTCGAGCTGTCCACCGTCGTCACCACGACGGCACTGTCCGCGGCCAACGCGCAGCGGAAGTTCGGCTTCGCCGAGGCGACCACCGATCTCGACGCCGTGCTCGGCGACACCTCCGTCGACGCGGTGTTCGTCGTCACCCGGCACAGCTCGCACGCCGAACTGACCCGCAAGGCGCTCCTCGCCGGCAAGACGGTGTTCGTGGAGAAGCCCCTCGCCCTCTCCGAGGACGAGCTGGCCGGGGTCCTCGCGGCGGTGGAGGAGTCCGGCAACGACCGGCTCCAGGTCGGCTTCAACCGCCGGTTCGCGCCGCTGCTGCAGCAGGCCACGGGGCAGTTCGGCGTCCGGACGGGCCCGGCGAACCTCCGCTACCTGGTCAACGCGGGTCGGCTGCAGCACGGCAGCTGGTACCTCCAACAGGGCACCGAGGGCTCGCGGTTCGCCGGCGAGGGCGGCCACTTCATCGACACGGCGAGCCGGCTGCTCGGGGCGGACCCCGTCTCGGTGTACGCGGTCGCCACGTCCGGCAACGACGACCTGCAGGTCGTGCTGCGCTACCCGGACGGGTCCACCGCCACCATCAGCTACGTCACCACCGGCCCGTCGAGCTTCCCGAAGGAGACGCTGGACCTCGTCGCGGACGGCAAGGTGCTGCGGCTCGACGACTTCGTCCGCGCCTCGGTCTACGGGAGCAAGCGCTGGGTCAGCTCGCGGCTGCCCCAGGCCCGCGACAAGGGACAGAACGCCGAACTGGCCGCGTTCGTCAAGGCCGTGCGGACCGGCGGTCCGATGCCGGTCCCGCTGGAGTCGCTCGTGGCCACGACGGCGGCCACCCTCGCCGTACAGGCCTCTCTGGTCGGCGGCGTGCCGGTGACGCTGGCGGGGGCTCGATGA
- a CDS encoding alginate lyase family protein, translating into MTMSAGWYLRRLSRMGPREVGGRVGDTVRRRRWRSAPPDCPRVTGARFTAALPAGTIAAIPPDAAKRLVAEADRLMAGHAEYFGVVRDDLADPDWWYDPKTGRRAPSGYAFDVPYRNEDAAGDVKQIWELSRHQYLTVLAAAYAITGDERYAERVAEHLRSWWTGNPPLRGVHWISGIELGIRLLSWVWIRRLLDGWPGAAGLFEDNPVAVNQVWHHQRWLAAFPSRGSSANNHVIAEAAGQFAAACAFAWFPSSARWRFGALRSLERHLRENTFHSGLNRELATEYHGLVLELGLAAVAEADAAAVPVPASVRLVLLRMTDALAAVVDSRLRPPRQGDADDGHGLVVDGTGTDRWASLLATGDAVFGRLDWWPTVTGTDVRTPLLAALIRPFAKITTAPAVTRPASRPAHFADAGMTILRGPGEIWCRCDGGPHGFLSIAAHAHADALSVEVRHDGVDVLADPGTYCYHGQPEWRRYFRSTLGHNTLQWDGGDQSVSGGPFLWTRHARTRVLVADTSGASDGGTVRWCAEHDGYQRSVHRRRVELTAASQELRVVDEVHGERGPVRLAFHLGPAIAADLVGNRAVLSWTLDGEDRSAVLDLPGQLSWRAHRGETAPPLGWYSAGFGRKEPTTTLVGTGFADGVEGFTTVLGFRG; encoded by the coding sequence ATGACCATGAGCGCGGGCTGGTACCTGCGGCGGTTGTCCCGGATGGGACCGCGGGAGGTCGGCGGCCGGGTGGGCGACACGGTACGCAGGCGCCGGTGGCGGTCGGCGCCGCCGGACTGCCCGAGGGTGACCGGCGCCCGGTTCACCGCGGCACTGCCCGCCGGGACGATCGCCGCGATACCTCCGGACGCCGCGAAACGGCTCGTCGCCGAGGCGGACCGGCTGATGGCCGGGCACGCCGAGTACTTCGGGGTGGTCCGCGACGACCTGGCCGACCCGGACTGGTGGTACGACCCGAAGACCGGGCGCCGGGCGCCGTCGGGATACGCCTTCGACGTGCCGTACCGGAACGAGGACGCGGCGGGGGACGTCAAGCAGATCTGGGAGCTCTCCCGGCACCAGTACCTCACGGTGCTCGCCGCCGCCTACGCGATCACCGGGGACGAGCGGTACGCCGAGCGCGTGGCCGAGCACCTGCGGTCGTGGTGGACGGGCAACCCGCCGCTGCGCGGCGTGCACTGGATCAGCGGCATCGAGCTGGGCATCCGGCTGCTGTCCTGGGTGTGGATCCGCCGGCTGCTCGACGGCTGGCCGGGCGCGGCCGGTCTGTTCGAGGACAACCCGGTGGCGGTGAACCAGGTGTGGCACCACCAGCGCTGGCTGGCCGCCTTCCCCAGCCGGGGTTCGTCGGCCAACAACCACGTCATCGCCGAGGCCGCCGGGCAGTTCGCAGCGGCCTGCGCGTTCGCCTGGTTCCCCTCCTCGGCGCGTTGGCGCTTCGGCGCGCTGCGGTCCCTCGAGCGGCATCTGCGCGAGAACACCTTCCACTCCGGCCTCAACCGCGAGCTGGCCACCGAATATCACGGGCTCGTCCTCGAACTCGGTCTGGCCGCGGTGGCCGAGGCGGATGCCGCCGCCGTGCCGGTCCCCGCGTCGGTCCGACTGGTGCTGCTGCGGATGACCGACGCGCTCGCGGCCGTCGTGGACAGCCGGTTACGGCCGCCGCGCCAGGGCGACGCGGACGACGGGCACGGACTCGTCGTGGACGGCACGGGCACCGACCGCTGGGCCTCGCTCCTCGCCACCGGCGACGCCGTGTTCGGCCGGCTCGACTGGTGGCCGACGGTGACCGGCACCGACGTGCGCACCCCGCTGCTCGCCGCGCTCATCCGGCCTTTCGCGAAGATCACGACCGCACCGGCCGTGACCCGCCCGGCGAGCCGGCCGGCGCATTTCGCCGACGCGGGCATGACGATCCTGCGCGGTCCGGGAGAGATCTGGTGCCGCTGCGACGGTGGTCCGCACGGCTTCCTGTCCATCGCCGCGCACGCCCATGCGGACGCGCTGTCCGTGGAGGTCCGGCACGACGGTGTCGATGTGCTCGCCGACCCGGGGACGTACTGCTACCACGGACAGCCGGAGTGGCGGCGGTACTTCCGGTCGACCCTCGGCCACAACACCCTGCAATGGGACGGCGGTGACCAGTCCGTCTCGGGTGGCCCGTTCCTGTGGACCCGGCACGCCCGCACCCGCGTCCTGGTCGCGGACACGTCCGGCGCCTCCGACGGGGGGACCGTCCGCTGGTGCGCCGAGCACGACGGATACCAGCGTTCCGTGCACCGCCGACGGGTGGAGCTGACCGCCGCGAGCCAGGAGCTGCGCGTGGTCGACGAGGTCCACGGCGAGCGCGGGCCCGTGCGCCTGGCGTTCCACCTCGGCCCGGCGATCGCCGCGGACCTGGTGGGGAACCGGGCGGTGCTCAGCTGGACCCTGGACGGCGAGGACCGCTCCGCCGTGCTCGACCTGCCCGGGCAGCTGTCCTGGCGGGCGCACCGCGGCGAGACGGCTCCGCCGCTGGGCTGGTACTCCGCCGGTTTCGGGCGCAAGGAACCCACCACCACGCTGGTCGGCACGGGCTTCGCCGACGGTGTGGAGGGGTTCACCACCGTGCTCGGGTTCCGCGGCTAG
- a CDS encoding right-handed parallel beta-helix repeat-containing protein, with product MGIKGREWALACALLVATGCTSAPDAPAKPSVAPATSDASGGHGHATPDASGAPATSPARVCSKPAAGPAKAPPGAVTVDPAVVGDLAAKTESSPPNTTFWLRPGTHRLEPDPYAQVIAKEGNRYLGAPGAVLDGRKVNQYAFGGTARDVSIRHLTVERFVAPHDEGVVNHDMADAWVIEHATIQYNSGAGLMAGARQQVRASCLRGNGQYGMNAYKTGDSIRGLVVEGNEIVGNNTDDWERRQPGCGCTGGIKFWAVDGADVRGNWVHDNRGAGLWADNNNNDFRIEDNLLEANDGAALIYETSYNAVIRNNTLRRNNWVEGRAGAKDGDDFPYATVYVSEAGGEPRIRARTDRIEIYGNVLENNWNGITLWENADRFCNSPANTSTGYCTLLVKDTGRCAPPAIATAPLYTDCRWKTQRVDIHGNRFVLDPSVVGCTAECARMAVFANDGTSPDWSPYKGRRVADAITHQQQNRWHDNVYRGPWSFVAGDRSRTLSSGQWQGTPYRQDTGSTFVPRAGG from the coding sequence GTGGGGATCAAGGGACGGGAGTGGGCGTTGGCGTGCGCGCTGCTGGTGGCGACCGGTTGCACGAGCGCGCCGGATGCCCCAGCGAAGCCGTCCGTGGCGCCCGCCACCTCCGACGCTTCCGGCGGGCACGGGCACGCCACGCCCGATGCGTCCGGGGCGCCCGCCACGTCCCCCGCCCGCGTGTGCTCCAAGCCCGCCGCCGGGCCCGCGAAAGCACCGCCGGGCGCGGTGACGGTCGACCCCGCGGTGGTCGGCGACCTGGCCGCGAAGACCGAGAGCAGCCCCCCGAACACCACGTTCTGGCTCCGGCCGGGCACGCACCGGCTGGAGCCGGACCCGTATGCCCAGGTCATCGCCAAGGAGGGGAACCGCTACCTCGGCGCGCCGGGCGCCGTGCTGGACGGCCGGAAGGTCAACCAGTACGCGTTCGGCGGGACCGCCCGCGACGTCTCCATCCGCCACCTGACCGTGGAGCGTTTCGTCGCGCCGCACGACGAGGGGGTCGTCAATCACGACATGGCCGACGCGTGGGTGATCGAGCACGCGACGATCCAGTACAACTCAGGTGCCGGGCTGATGGCCGGTGCTCGCCAGCAGGTCCGCGCCAGCTGCCTGCGCGGCAACGGACAGTACGGAATGAACGCGTACAAGACCGGTGACTCCATCCGTGGCCTGGTGGTCGAGGGCAACGAGATCGTGGGCAACAACACCGACGACTGGGAGCGGCGGCAGCCGGGCTGCGGCTGCACCGGGGGCATCAAGTTCTGGGCCGTCGACGGCGCCGACGTTCGCGGCAACTGGGTGCACGACAACCGCGGGGCCGGGTTGTGGGCCGACAACAACAACAACGACTTCCGCATCGAGGACAACCTGCTGGAGGCCAACGACGGTGCCGCGCTCATCTACGAGACCAGCTACAACGCGGTCATCCGGAACAACACGCTCCGGCGGAACAACTGGGTCGAGGGCCGCGCGGGCGCCAAGGACGGCGACGACTTCCCGTACGCGACGGTCTATGTCTCCGAGGCCGGCGGCGAGCCACGGATCCGCGCACGCACGGACAGGATCGAGATCTACGGGAACGTGCTGGAGAACAACTGGAACGGGATCACCCTGTGGGAGAACGCCGACCGGTTCTGCAACAGCCCGGCCAACACGTCGACCGGTTACTGCACGTTGCTGGTGAAGGACACCGGCCGCTGCGCACCACCGGCGATCGCGACCGCGCCGCTCTACACCGACTGCCGGTGGAAGACCCAGCGGGTGGACATCCACGGCAACCGCTTCGTCCTCGACCCGTCCGTCGTCGGATGTACGGCGGAATGCGCACGCATGGCGGTCTTCGCGAACGACGGCACCTCTCCGGACTGGTCACCGTACAAGGGCAGGCGGGTCGCCGACGCCATCACCCATCAGCAGCAGAACCGCTGGCACGACAACGTCTACCGCGGACCGTGGAGCTTCGTCGCCGGCGACCGGAGCCGGACCCTCTCCTCCGGACAGTGGCAGGGCACGCCGTACCGCCAGGACACGGGCAGCACCTTCGTCCCACGGGCCGGTGGTTGA
- a CDS encoding O-antigen ligase domain-containing protein, translating to MGGDLRRGGPPGGPDTAGTPSATDPRPVGTPKTVGIVWALLGLNTLGSAGAKTVVALPRSLIQMATMGALVAAFALALALNPRLRIRASAFLFLLTLLLVPSVIASVQVDVGFGALFRCARLALFVGTLWLLSRWWDGSLTFVRYHIRMYFAVLVLVAVGLVVAPGTALPEYYGGRLVGALWPLTPPQIGQYAAVVIGLTVLLVLGRRADRTSAVVVIVPSLVLLAFTHTRTATLGLLIGLVLAIGSLILTSAAARRFFAWAVLCATVAAVVFSSALRAWFLRGQSQQNFANLTGRAKVWDALLAEPRSTGEKVFGTGLGDKSFDGLPIDNSWLAVYDEQGLIGVTIVAAVIAVLGGVALLRPPSLPRACAIFLISYCAISSYTEVGLGDASAYLLHLALAASLLVAPAPATPLPTAEIPRRRIPRWARR from the coding sequence ATGGGCGGAGACCTGAGGCGCGGCGGGCCGCCGGGCGGACCGGACACGGCGGGCACACCCTCCGCCACCGATCCACGCCCCGTCGGCACCCCGAAGACCGTCGGCATCGTCTGGGCGTTGCTGGGCCTCAACACGCTCGGCTCCGCCGGGGCGAAGACCGTCGTCGCCCTGCCCCGCTCCCTCATCCAGATGGCCACCATGGGGGCGCTGGTCGCCGCGTTCGCGCTGGCGCTCGCGCTCAATCCCCGGCTGCGCATCCGGGCCAGCGCCTTCCTGTTCCTGCTCACCCTGCTGCTGGTGCCGAGCGTGATCGCCAGCGTGCAGGTGGACGTCGGGTTCGGCGCGCTGTTCCGCTGCGCCCGGCTGGCTCTCTTCGTGGGCACGCTGTGGCTGCTCAGCCGCTGGTGGGACGGCAGCCTGACGTTCGTCCGGTACCACATCCGGATGTACTTCGCGGTGCTCGTACTGGTGGCCGTCGGCCTGGTCGTCGCACCGGGCACGGCGCTGCCCGAGTACTACGGTGGGCGCCTCGTCGGCGCGTTGTGGCCGCTCACCCCGCCGCAGATCGGGCAGTACGCGGCGGTGGTCATCGGGCTCACCGTGCTGCTCGTGCTGGGGCGCCGGGCCGACAGGACCAGTGCGGTGGTGGTCATCGTGCCGTCGCTCGTCCTGCTCGCGTTCACCCATACCCGGACGGCCACGCTGGGGCTGCTCATCGGGTTGGTCCTGGCCATCGGTTCGCTCATCCTGACCAGCGCCGCCGCCCGCCGGTTCTTCGCCTGGGCGGTGCTGTGCGCCACGGTGGCCGCCGTGGTGTTCAGCTCCGCGCTGCGGGCGTGGTTCCTGCGCGGACAGAGCCAGCAGAACTTCGCCAACCTCACCGGTCGGGCCAAGGTCTGGGACGCCCTCCTCGCGGAGCCCCGGTCGACCGGGGAGAAGGTGTTCGGCACGGGCCTGGGCGACAAGTCCTTCGACGGGCTGCCGATCGACAACAGCTGGCTGGCCGTCTACGACGAGCAGGGTCTGATCGGCGTCACCATCGTGGCGGCCGTCATCGCCGTGCTGGGCGGGGTCGCGTTGCTGCGGCCACCGTCGCTGCCGAGGGCCTGCGCGATCTTCCTGATCAGCTACTGCGCGATCTCGTCGTACACCGAGGTCGGGCTCGGTGACGCCTCGGCGTATCTGCTCCATCTGGCCCTGGCCGCCTCGCTCCTGGTGGCACCGGCACCGGCGACGCCGCTCCCTACGGCCGAAATCCCCCGACGACGTATCCCGCGATGGGCCAGGAGGTGA
- a CDS encoding glycosyltransferase, producing MHVLVVHNRYSSAQPSGENRVVDEEVGLLRAAGHRVDVFERRSDDIAARSLLGKAAVPLLVPWNPGVRTELAARLRADRPDVVHVHNVFPLLSPAVLAACADVGVPVVATLHNYTQVCPPGTLHRDGRQCTECVGSKASLPAVRHGCYRNSRLATVPLAVSLSVNRRRWWSGVERFFCISAAQRDVLVRSGMPSERLVVKHNFVPDPGTRRDGAGEHLLFLGRLAEAKGVRLLMAAWDEIAADGGVGVPLVIAGAGPLEREVTAWAAGRDDVRYAGLWDPAECRQGVARSVAVVAPSMALETFGLVVAEAMAAGVPAIAAGHGAFVELVDEGVTGLLHQPGDPASLASRMRRVVTEPGLNREMGEAARRRYEQGFSPAVGLERLVEEYRTAIAGRSGGGRGAPPVGNEDTGSRRVTRASRDGGSR from the coding sequence ATGCATGTCCTTGTGGTGCACAACCGATACTCGTCGGCGCAGCCGAGCGGGGAGAACAGGGTCGTCGACGAAGAGGTGGGGCTGCTGCGCGCGGCCGGCCACCGGGTCGACGTCTTCGAGCGGCGCAGCGACGACATCGCCGCCCGGTCCCTGCTCGGGAAGGCCGCGGTGCCGCTGCTGGTGCCGTGGAACCCGGGGGTCCGCACGGAGCTCGCCGCCCGGCTGCGCGCCGACCGGCCTGACGTGGTGCACGTCCACAACGTCTTCCCGCTGCTGTCCCCCGCGGTCCTCGCGGCCTGCGCCGACGTCGGTGTGCCCGTCGTCGCCACGCTGCACAACTACACCCAGGTCTGCCCGCCCGGCACGCTGCACAGGGACGGCCGGCAGTGCACCGAGTGCGTCGGATCGAAGGCGTCGCTGCCCGCGGTCCGGCACGGCTGCTACCGGAACTCCCGGCTGGCGACGGTTCCGCTCGCGGTCAGCCTGTCGGTCAACCGGCGGCGGTGGTGGTCAGGGGTGGAGCGGTTCTTCTGCATCTCGGCGGCACAGCGCGACGTCCTGGTCCGGTCCGGCATGCCGTCCGAGCGGCTGGTGGTCAAGCACAACTTCGTGCCCGACCCGGGCACCCGCCGCGACGGCGCCGGCGAGCACCTGCTCTTCCTCGGTCGGCTCGCGGAGGCCAAGGGGGTGCGGCTGCTCATGGCCGCGTGGGACGAGATCGCCGCGGACGGCGGGGTGGGCGTGCCGCTCGTGATCGCCGGCGCGGGGCCGCTGGAGCGAGAGGTGACCGCCTGGGCGGCGGGCCGGGACGACGTGCGGTACGCCGGGCTCTGGGACCCGGCGGAGTGCCGGCAGGGCGTCGCGCGGTCGGTCGCCGTGGTGGCTCCCTCGATGGCCCTGGAGACGTTCGGTCTGGTGGTCGCGGAGGCGATGGCGGCGGGGGTCCCGGCCATCGCCGCCGGTCACGGCGCCTTCGTCGAACTCGTCGACGAAGGGGTGACCGGGCTGCTGCACCAGCCGGGCGACCCCGCCTCGCTCGCGTCCCGCATGCGCCGGGTCGTGACCGAGCCGGGCCTCAACCGGGAGATGGGCGAGGCGGCCAGGCGCCGGTACGAGCAGGGGTTCAGCCCGGCCGTCGGGCTTGAGCGCCTGGTGGAGGAGTACCGCACCGCGATCGCGGGGCGGTCCGGCGGCGGGCGCGGCGCGCCGCCGGTAGGGAACGAAGACACTGGCTCGCGGCGGGTCACCCGCGCGAGCAGGGATGGGGGCAGTAGATGA